The Deltaproteobacteria bacterium genome window below encodes:
- a CDS encoding phosphoribosylformylglycinamidine cyclo-ligase translates to MSAPGDPPRGSGDPAAGPLTYRDAGVDIDAGNHAVERIKRLVAGTRRPEQLSDLGGFAGLMGLPRGMTEPVLVSCTDGVGTKLLVSIALDRHDTVGIDLVAMNVNDLLVTGAEPLFVLDYIAVGKLVPTQVEALVAGIVEGCKQSGAALLGGETAELPGLYAPGHYDLAAFAVGVVDRAKLLGPQRVVAGDVVIALRSSGLHSNGYSLARRALLEVGKLGFDDALPFGDGELVGEVMLRPTVIYAKAFAALRALAGAPLHAAAHITGGGLIENPPRALPAGLAQRLDLAELPPPPVFRAIAAQGVAPAEMQRTFNCGVGMLLYVAREGVDAVLACLREGGQPGVVVGEVVPHRAGAPEVELTNLRF, encoded by the coding sequence ATGTCCGCCCCGGGCGATCCACCTCGAGGGTCCGGCGACCCGGCTGCCGGGCCGCTGACCTACCGCGACGCGGGCGTCGACATCGACGCCGGCAACCATGCGGTCGAACGCATCAAGCGCCTGGTCGCGGGCACGCGTCGGCCCGAGCAGCTGTCCGATCTCGGCGGCTTCGCGGGGCTGATGGGCCTGCCGCGGGGCATGACCGAGCCGGTGTTGGTGTCGTGCACCGACGGCGTCGGCACCAAGCTGCTGGTCTCGATCGCCCTCGATCGCCACGACACGGTCGGCATCGATCTGGTCGCGATGAACGTGAACGATCTGCTGGTCACCGGCGCCGAGCCGCTGTTCGTGCTCGACTACATCGCGGTCGGCAAGCTGGTGCCGACCCAGGTCGAGGCGCTGGTGGCTGGCATCGTCGAGGGCTGCAAGCAGTCGGGCGCCGCATTGCTGGGCGGCGAGACCGCCGAGCTGCCGGGCCTGTATGCACCCGGTCACTACGATCTCGCCGCGTTCGCGGTCGGCGTGGTCGATCGCGCCAAGCTGCTGGGCCCGCAGCGGGTCGTCGCCGGCGACGTCGTGATCGCGCTGCGCTCGAGCGGGCTGCACAGCAACGGCTACTCGCTGGCCCGCCGCGCGCTGCTCGAGGTCGGCAAGCTCGGCTTCGACGACGCCCTGCCCTTCGGCGACGGCGAGCTCGTCGGCGAGGTGATGCTGCGGCCGACCGTCATCTATGCCAAGGCCTTCGCGGCCCTGCGCGCGCTCGCGGGCGCGCCGCTGCACGCGGCCGCACACATCACCGGCGGTGGGCTGATCGAGAACCCGCCGCGCGCGCTGCCGGCCGGGCTGGCGCAGCGGCTCGACTTGGCCGAGCTGCCGCCGCCGCCGGTGTTCCGGGCGATCGCGGCCCAGGGGGTGGCGCCGGCCGAGATGCAGCGCACCTTCAACTGTGGCGTGGGCATGCTGCTCTACGTGGCCCGCGAGGGCGTCGACGCGGTGCTGGCGTGCCTGCGCGAGGGCGGTCAGCCCGGCGTGGTGGTCGGCGAGGTCGTGCCGCACCGCGCGGGGGCGCCCGAGGTCGAGCTGACCAACCTGCGATTTTGA